One window from the genome of Pseudonocardia hierapolitana encodes:
- a CDS encoding extracellular solute-binding protein gives MTYGADFRGLTWDHPRGYAALKAVAGNLVAWDTQPLEGFESHPIDDLCARYDLVVLDHPHLGDALATGCLTPLDDLFAADELATWAAASIGSTMRSYACDGRQWALPLDGATQVCAARADLADELPATWDEVERISRTAAVALSLAGPHAFLTFASIAVALGEEPATDPDHLLSTGTGLAVLDLMASIDGRAPAQTRALNPIGLLELMSSTDDLALCPLVYGYVNYAGRVTFGDAPAAVPGGRPGSTLGGTGIALSSRCTPTPALLDHVRWLMGTEAQTRFLPEHAGQPSAWAAWADDRVNAAACDFYRRTARTCETAWVRPRYAGYIAFQSAASAVVRDTLAGVLGHRRGLDRLQELHREKERMP, from the coding sequence GTGACCTACGGTGCTGATTTCCGGGGCCTGACCTGGGACCACCCCCGCGGCTACGCGGCGCTGAAGGCCGTGGCCGGGAACCTCGTCGCCTGGGACACCCAGCCCCTCGAAGGGTTCGAGTCGCACCCGATCGACGACCTGTGCGCGCGCTACGACCTCGTCGTGCTCGACCACCCCCACCTCGGCGACGCGCTCGCGACCGGCTGCCTCACCCCGCTCGACGACCTGTTCGCCGCCGACGAGCTCGCGACGTGGGCGGCGGCGAGCATCGGGTCGACGATGCGCTCCTACGCCTGCGACGGCCGGCAGTGGGCGCTTCCGCTCGACGGCGCAACGCAGGTGTGCGCCGCGCGCGCCGACCTCGCCGACGAGCTGCCCGCCACCTGGGACGAGGTCGAGCGGATTTCCCGCACGGCCGCCGTGGCGCTCTCGCTCGCCGGCCCGCACGCCTTCCTGACGTTCGCCTCGATCGCGGTCGCGCTGGGCGAGGAGCCGGCCACCGACCCGGACCACCTCCTGTCCACCGGCACCGGGCTGGCCGTGCTCGACCTCATGGCGTCGATCGACGGGCGGGCCCCCGCGCAGACCCGCGCGCTCAACCCCATCGGGCTCCTGGAGCTGATGTCGAGCACCGACGACCTCGCGCTCTGCCCGCTCGTCTACGGGTACGTGAACTACGCCGGGCGCGTGACGTTCGGTGACGCCCCGGCCGCCGTGCCCGGCGGGCGTCCCGGCTCGACCCTGGGCGGCACCGGCATCGCCCTCAGCAGCCGCTGCACGCCCACGCCCGCGCTGCTCGACCACGTCCGGTGGCTGATGGGCACCGAGGCCCAGACCCGGTTCCTGCCCGAGCACGCAGGGCAGCCGAGCGCGTGGGCCGCATGGGCCGACGACCGGGTCAACGCCGCGGCGTGCGACTTCTACCGCCGGACCGCCCGGACCTGCGAGACCGCGTGGGTGCGCCCGCGATACGCCGGCTACATCGCGTTCCAGTCGGCGGCCTCGGCCGTCGTCCGCGACACGCTCGCCGGCGTCCTGGGCCATCGCCGCGGTCTCGACCGCCTCCAGGAGCTCCACCGCGAGAAGGAACGGATGCCATGA
- a CDS encoding PEP/pyruvate-binding domain-containing protein, translating into MTTGTRSSYVLALDETGADLATVGGKGASLATLRRAGLPVPPGFHVTTAAYRRFVADHDLQDRIVAAAATGDSDAIAALFAAHEVPDELAAPIRAAYTALGEPAVAVRSSATAEDLPGASFAGQQDTYLDIRGADAVVDAVRRCWASLWTARAIEYRRRERIDPGDVALAVVVQELVDADAAGVLFTADPVTGATDRMVVNATWGLGESLVGGQVTPDELVLDAATGAVRERRTGDKAVMTVRTPDGTAERPVPEERRRSPVLDDAGSSELAALGRRIAEHYGRPMDVEWTLAGGGFAIVQARPITGLRDPWNDTRLGDYLWTNTNLGEAIPDVMTPCTWSLVQLFMSRAMPTLSLAGFRGYGNIGGRFYLNLSLSAAMSGLVGISEARFRSLTENTFGRLPAGVAIPPVPLSRMQVLRRLVPTAVRFVASVPGTLRRLPGFVAGNPRRCAELTDRIAATTDPVALARLWDDELRPLVVTASDMLAAAGRSDPVALLTVQKRLRKLVGNADAAALTSGITVDGEMLASLGPVVGLAQLERGDIDEATYAERYGHRGPHEFEVSLPRPAEQPGWAEQQLGALREAGADPLELLQKQEAAHRAAWERLVTAHPKRVAATRKRLQRWARAASKRELARTEVIRAFAVARAHVLRAGDLTGLGDEVFMLEAEEVAAVLRGAPVPDTSDRRAAYERYAALPPYPSLIRGAFDPFTWAADPNRRSDVHDASATPPPAGGDVTGFPGAGGVVEGVVRVLRSAEQGADLRAGEILVTTVTNIGWTPLFPRAAAVVTDVGAPLSHAAIVARELGIPAVVGTGNATSVLHTGDRVRVDGGRGRVEVLAPAT; encoded by the coding sequence ATGACCACGGGCACGCGGAGCAGCTACGTGCTCGCGCTGGACGAGACCGGCGCGGACCTGGCCACCGTGGGCGGCAAGGGCGCCTCACTCGCGACGCTGCGGCGCGCCGGTCTCCCGGTGCCGCCCGGCTTCCACGTGACCACGGCCGCCTACCGGCGGTTCGTCGCCGACCACGACCTGCAGGACCGGATCGTCGCCGCGGCCGCCACCGGCGACAGCGACGCGATCGCGGCGCTCTTCGCGGCGCACGAGGTGCCCGACGAGCTCGCCGCCCCGATCCGGGCCGCGTACACCGCGCTCGGCGAGCCCGCGGTGGCCGTCCGCTCGTCGGCGACCGCGGAGGACCTGCCCGGCGCCTCCTTCGCCGGGCAGCAGGACACGTACCTCGACATCCGCGGCGCCGACGCCGTGGTCGACGCGGTCCGCCGCTGCTGGGCGTCTCTGTGGACCGCGCGGGCGATCGAGTACCGCAGGCGCGAGCGCATCGATCCCGGAGACGTCGCGCTTGCCGTCGTCGTCCAGGAGCTGGTGGACGCCGACGCCGCCGGCGTGCTGTTCACCGCCGATCCCGTGACGGGCGCGACCGACCGGATGGTCGTCAACGCGACGTGGGGACTGGGCGAGTCCCTCGTGGGCGGGCAGGTCACCCCGGACGAGCTCGTGCTCGACGCCGCCACCGGCGCCGTACGGGAACGGCGCACCGGCGACAAGGCGGTCATGACCGTCCGCACGCCCGACGGCACCGCCGAGCGGCCGGTGCCGGAGGAGCGGCGCCGCAGCCCCGTCCTCGACGATGCCGGCTCTTCCGAGCTCGCCGCCCTCGGCCGGCGGATCGCGGAGCACTACGGCCGGCCGATGGACGTCGAGTGGACCCTGGCCGGGGGTGGGTTCGCGATCGTGCAGGCGCGGCCGATCACCGGCCTGCGCGACCCGTGGAACGACACCCGCCTCGGCGACTACCTGTGGACCAACACCAACCTCGGCGAGGCCATCCCGGACGTCATGACGCCCTGCACCTGGTCGCTGGTGCAGCTGTTCATGTCCCGGGCGATGCCGACGCTCTCGCTGGCCGGCTTCCGCGGGTACGGCAACATCGGCGGCCGCTTCTACCTGAACCTCAGCCTGTCCGCGGCCATGTCGGGGCTCGTCGGCATCTCGGAGGCCCGCTTCCGCTCGCTCACCGAGAACACCTTCGGCCGGCTGCCGGCCGGCGTCGCGATCCCACCGGTCCCGCTGTCGCGGATGCAGGTGCTCCGACGCCTCGTCCCCACCGCTGTCCGGTTCGTCGCGAGCGTGCCCGGCACGCTGCGGCGGCTGCCGGGCTTCGTCGCCGGCAACCCGCGGCGGTGCGCCGAGCTGACCGACAGGATCGCCGCGACCACCGATCCGGTCGCGCTCGCCCGGCTCTGGGACGACGAGCTGCGCCCGCTCGTCGTCACGGCCTCCGACATGCTGGCGGCCGCCGGACGCAGCGACCCGGTCGCCCTGCTGACCGTCCAGAAGAGGCTGCGGAAGCTGGTCGGCAACGCCGACGCGGCCGCGCTCACCTCGGGGATCACCGTCGACGGCGAGATGCTCGCGAGCCTCGGCCCCGTGGTGGGACTGGCCCAGCTCGAACGCGGCGACATCGACGAGGCCACGTACGCCGAGCGGTACGGTCACCGCGGCCCGCACGAGTTCGAGGTCTCGCTCCCCCGCCCCGCCGAGCAGCCCGGTTGGGCGGAGCAGCAGCTCGGCGCGCTGCGCGAGGCCGGCGCCGACCCCCTCGAGCTGCTGCAGAAGCAGGAGGCGGCCCACCGCGCCGCGTGGGAGCGGCTCGTCACCGCGCACCCGAAGCGGGTGGCCGCCACCCGGAAGCGGCTGCAGCGGTGGGCGCGGGCCGCGAGCAAGCGGGAGCTGGCGCGCACCGAGGTGATCAGGGCGTTCGCGGTGGCCCGCGCCCACGTGCTGCGGGCCGGCGACCTGACCGGGCTCGGCGACGAGGTGTTCATGCTCGAGGCCGAGGAGGTCGCCGCGGTCCTGCGCGGAGCGCCCGTGCCCGACACGTCCGACCGGCGCGCCGCCTACGAGCGCTACGCCGCGCTCCCGCCGTACCCGTCGTTGATCCGGGGGGCGTTCGACCCGTTCACCTGGGCGGCGGATCCGAACCGCCGCTCCGACGTCCACGACGCCTCGGCAACCCCGCCGCCCGCCGGCGGGGACGTGACCGGGTTCCCGGGCGCCGGCGGTGTCGTCGAGGGCGTCGTGCGCGTTCTGCGCTCCGCCGAGCAGGGCGCGGACCTGCGTGCCGGCGAGATCCTCGTGACCACCGTGACCAACATCGGCTGGACCCCGCTCTTCCCCCGCGCCGCCGCCGTGGTCACCGACGTCGGCGCCCCGCTCTCGCACGCCGCGATCGTGGCCCGCGAGCTGGGCATCCCGGCCGTCGTCGGGACGGGCAACGCGACGAGCGTGCTGCACACGGGCGACCGGGTGCGGGTCGACGGCGGCCGCGGAAGGGTGGAGGTGCTCGCCCCGGCCACGTGA
- a CDS encoding M14 family zinc carboxypeptidase, whose amino-acid sequence MNLAECMRRVPDIARFPSVDALHTELDALASAHPHLVRVRRIGTSRLGEPLRVLTIGDGPADAVVIGGPHPNEPVGGLTVGVLAGMLCRDDALRAELGFRWHLIPCVDPDGARLNEGWFDRPGNRRAYSEHFYRPDPAEQVEWTFPLSGEDYWFDRTLPETAALMRLMDEVEPSLVCSLHNGEHHGVFFYVNRDDPELARRLGELPGLAGLPLHHGEPELPGSRLIAPAVYATQDGARVGAMLGAGAGSADYAARFGALHIVPEVPLWADQRVADRSATGTGYRQLVARGAAARREALDMLDTALATVADTLTVRTPFERSVRASLRTFRTVTEHREALAGEDRSATVAEEFDHRQALHLLRLRLLGTFLRMLDAEIAAGSATVAVRTQRRVLGETFDRWVGEAEADTPGPATEIRRPVAVQLGAILLAATRAADGSQNASRIPEGRSMGSSAGSPATSTAATSV is encoded by the coding sequence ATGAATCTCGCCGAGTGCATGCGACGGGTGCCCGACATCGCGCGGTTCCCGTCGGTGGACGCCCTCCACACCGAGCTCGACGCCCTGGCCAGTGCCCATCCCCATCTGGTTCGCGTGCGGCGGATCGGGACGTCCCGGCTGGGTGAGCCGCTGCGGGTGCTGACGATAGGCGACGGCCCTGCGGACGCGGTCGTCATCGGCGGGCCGCATCCCAACGAACCGGTCGGCGGCCTCACGGTCGGGGTACTGGCCGGGATGCTGTGCCGGGACGACGCGCTGCGCGCGGAGCTGGGGTTCCGCTGGCACCTCATCCCGTGTGTCGACCCGGACGGTGCCCGGCTCAACGAGGGCTGGTTCGACAGGCCGGGCAACCGCCGCGCCTACTCCGAGCACTTCTACCGCCCCGACCCCGCGGAGCAGGTCGAGTGGACGTTCCCGCTGTCCGGCGAGGACTACTGGTTCGACCGGACCCTTCCGGAGACCGCGGCGCTCATGCGGCTGATGGACGAGGTGGAGCCGTCGCTGGTGTGCTCGCTGCACAACGGGGAGCACCACGGGGTCTTCTTCTACGTCAACCGCGACGACCCGGAGCTCGCCCGCCGGCTCGGTGAGCTACCCGGCCTCGCGGGCCTGCCGCTGCACCACGGAGAACCCGAGCTGCCGGGCTCGCGGCTGATCGCCCCTGCCGTCTACGCAACGCAGGACGGCGCCCGGGTCGGAGCGATGCTCGGCGCGGGGGCCGGCAGCGCCGACTACGCCGCCCGGTTCGGCGCGCTGCACATCGTGCCGGAGGTGCCCCTGTGGGCCGATCAGCGCGTGGCCGACCGGAGCGCGACCGGCACCGGCTACCGGCAGTTGGTGGCCAGGGGAGCGGCGGCTCGGCGGGAGGCGCTCGACATGCTGGACACCGCGCTCGCGACCGTCGCGGACACCCTGACCGTGCGAACGCCGTTCGAGCGCTCCGTGCGCGCCAGCCTGCGGACCTTCCGCACGGTCACCGAGCACCGCGAAGCACTCGCCGGCGAGGACCGGTCCGCCACCGTCGCGGAGGAGTTCGATCACCGGCAGGCGCTGCACCTGCTGCGGCTCCGCCTGCTCGGCACCTTCCTGCGCATGCTCGACGCCGAGATCGCCGCGGGCAGCGCGACCGTCGCCGTCCGCACCCAGCGCCGGGTGCTCGGGGAGACCTTCGACCGGTGGGTGGGGGAGGCCGAGGCCGACACCCCGGGCCCGGCCACCGAGATCCGCAGGCCCGTTGCGGTGCAGCTCGGTGCGATCCTGCTCGCCGCCACCAGGGCCGCCGACGGGAGTCAGAACGCGAGCAGGATCCCGGAGGGCCGGTCGATGGGCAGCAGCGCGGGCAGCCCCGCCACCAGCACGGCGGCGACCAGCGTGTAG
- a CDS encoding TetR/AcrR family transcriptional regulator encodes MTRAEAKERNRRALLDAARRIVARDGHRARLDEITEQAGLTTGAVYSLFGSKNGLLAALVTDHIGRHYDRIEQAVPAGLGLQDAVEAVARHYRRIVEDPDALRHLSFEISLQDTALRDPDLQARLAASVREHQERLTRLFTGRTHHGTALTRPQAQRLATALRALLVGLVQGVVLGLAEQASEQYVAATARALTTPEVLGPP; translated from the coding sequence GTGACAAGGGCGGAGGCGAAAGAGCGCAACCGTCGCGCCTTGCTCGACGCCGCGCGCCGGATCGTCGCCAGGGACGGTCACCGGGCCCGGCTGGACGAGATCACCGAGCAGGCCGGCCTGACCACCGGCGCCGTCTACTCGCTCTTCGGCAGCAAGAACGGCCTGTTGGCCGCGCTGGTCACCGACCACATCGGCCGGCACTACGACCGGATCGAGCAGGCCGTCCCCGCGGGGCTGGGCCTGCAGGACGCCGTCGAGGCCGTCGCCCGGCACTACCGCCGCATCGTCGAGGACCCCGACGCGCTGCGGCACCTGTCGTTCGAGATCAGCCTGCAGGACACGGCCCTGCGCGACCCCGACCTGCAGGCCCGGCTCGCCGCGTCGGTCCGGGAGCACCAGGAGCGCCTCACCAGGCTCTTCACCGGCCGCACGCACCACGGGACCGCCCTGACGAGGCCGCAGGCGCAACGCCTCGCCACCGCGCTCCGCGCGCTCCTGGTCGGGCTCGTCCAGGGTGTCGTCCTCGGCCTCGCGGAACAGGCCTCCGAGCAGTACGTCGCCGCCACCGCCCGCGCTCTCACCACGCCCGAGGTGCTCGGACCGCCCTGA
- a CDS encoding phosphotransferase family protein: MLTPPEGVADADVLAAARWHWLDGALTAVHLPVGFGAHHWEVADDAGRRLFATLDALGERHSAESLEGAYAGAAALARAGLRAVWPSIPASSGTYTVPFGDGSPRPGRLSATGWLEGRTPTEAEAAAPGHVDEVLAVLEVLHGHPPPRGIPEWAPRVAADFPRRLRERAADPWTRGPFGEEARRAIVERLPDVERWTRRYLVLAEEAHRNRGDWVATHGEPHSANQVVTPDGLRLVDWESLALAPRERDLVDAVDSGAATADAVGAREQMLELFRLDWRLSEIDAYAAWFSGSHGRSGDDRTALGGLHEELRA, encoded by the coding sequence GTGCTCACCCCGCCTGAGGGGGTCGCGGACGCGGACGTCCTCGCCGCGGCGCGCTGGCACTGGCTCGACGGCGCGCTGACCGCGGTCCACCTCCCGGTGGGGTTCGGTGCCCACCACTGGGAGGTCGCCGACGACGCGGGGCGCCGCCTGTTCGCCACGCTCGACGCGCTGGGGGAGCGACACTCCGCGGAGTCCCTCGAAGGCGCGTACGCGGGCGCGGCGGCACTGGCCCGGGCCGGGTTGCGGGCCGTCTGGCCGTCGATCCCGGCCTCCTCGGGGACGTACACGGTGCCGTTCGGCGACGGCTCCCCCCGGCCCGGACGACTCAGCGCGACGGGCTGGCTCGAGGGGCGGACACCCACCGAGGCGGAGGCCGCCGCGCCCGGGCACGTCGACGAGGTCCTCGCGGTCCTGGAGGTCCTGCACGGACATCCGCCGCCCCGTGGCATCCCGGAGTGGGCCCCGCGGGTCGCCGCCGACTTCCCACGCCGGCTGCGGGAGCGAGCCGCCGACCCGTGGACGCGCGGCCCGTTCGGCGAGGAGGCCAGGAGGGCCATCGTCGAGCGGCTCCCCGATGTCGAGCGCTGGACGCGCCGCTACCTGGTGCTCGCCGAGGAGGCGCACCGGAACCGGGGCGACTGGGTCGCCACGCACGGGGAGCCGCACTCCGCGAACCAGGTCGTCACGCCCGACGGGCTGCGGCTGGTCGACTGGGAGTCCCTCGCACTCGCCCCGCGGGAGCGGGACCTCGTCGACGCGGTCGACAGCGGTGCGGCCACCGCCGACGCGGTGGGCGCCCGGGAACAGATGCTGGAGCTCTTCCGGCTCGACTGGCGGCTGTCGGAGATCGACGCGTACGCCGCGTGGTTCAGCGGGTCACACGGCCGCAGCGGCGACGACCGCACCGCGCTCGGCGGCCTGCACGAGGAGCTGCGGGCCTGA
- a CDS encoding CaiB/BaiF CoA transferase family protein encodes MTSQQQPGVLTGYRVLDCSIAMAGPFAAQRLGDLGADVVKVEPVTGEWQRHAAAGGAGGNRINVSFLSLNRNKRSLAVDLKTDAGREVLHRLVASSDVFLQNYRPGVAARLGVDYESLRAVNPALVYVSISGYGEDGPYAQRPGQDLLLQAMSGAMLSSGRAGEAPRAAGQYIVDAVTASTAFEGVLAALLHRERTGEGQLVTVNMLDAITTLQMQELSVHTVGGLPQTRSDEPHAHVYIRAPYGAFRTADGYIVLAFPPLKTLGEVLGEDSFLDMVDEEHGWSHRDEIFATTARHLGTKPSQHWLDAFAAAGIWAGPVYGYADLLQDPQIRHNGTFVTYDHPSEGRVTTPGFPYRFSATPPRIDRGAPLTGEHTREVLGELGLEGAEIDRLLADGVVVETA; translated from the coding sequence ATGACAAGCCAGCAGCAGCCCGGTGTGCTCACCGGCTACCGCGTCCTCGACTGCTCCATCGCGATGGCGGGCCCGTTCGCCGCCCAGCGGCTGGGCGACCTCGGCGCCGACGTCGTCAAGGTCGAGCCCGTCACCGGCGAGTGGCAGCGCCACGCGGCCGCGGGCGGGGCGGGCGGCAACCGGATCAACGTCTCGTTCCTGTCGCTGAACCGCAACAAGCGTTCCCTCGCCGTGGACCTGAAGACCGACGCGGGACGCGAGGTGCTGCACAGGCTCGTCGCCTCGTCGGACGTCTTCCTGCAGAACTACCGGCCCGGCGTGGCGGCGCGCCTGGGCGTCGACTACGAGAGCCTGCGCGCGGTCAACCCGGCGCTGGTCTACGTGTCGATCTCCGGCTACGGCGAGGACGGACCGTACGCCCAGCGCCCTGGCCAGGACCTGCTGCTGCAGGCCATGTCGGGCGCGATGCTCTCCAGCGGCCGGGCGGGAGAGGCACCGCGGGCGGCCGGGCAGTACATCGTGGACGCCGTCACCGCGTCCACCGCGTTCGAGGGCGTGCTCGCCGCGCTGCTGCACCGCGAGCGCACCGGCGAGGGACAGCTCGTCACCGTCAACATGCTCGACGCGATCACGACGCTGCAGATGCAGGAGCTGTCGGTGCACACCGTCGGCGGGCTGCCGCAGACGCGGTCCGACGAGCCGCACGCCCACGTCTACATCCGGGCGCCCTACGGGGCGTTCCGCACCGCCGACGGCTACATCGTGCTGGCGTTCCCGCCGCTCAAGACGCTCGGCGAGGTGCTCGGCGAGGACTCCTTCCTCGACATGGTCGACGAGGAGCACGGCTGGAGCCACCGCGACGAGATCTTCGCGACGACCGCCCGCCACCTCGGGACGAAGCCGTCGCAGCACTGGCTCGACGCGTTCGCCGCCGCCGGCATCTGGGCCGGTCCCGTCTACGGCTACGCCGACCTCCTGCAGGACCCGCAGATCCGGCACAACGGCACGTTCGTCACCTACGACCACCCCAGCGAGGGCCGGGTGACCACGCCCGGCTTCCCCTACCGGTTCTCGGCCACGCCGCCGCGGATCGACCGGGGCGCCCCGCTCACCGGCGAGCACACCCGCGAGGTGCTGGGCGAGCTCGGCCTCGAGGGCGCGGAGATCGATCGGCTGCTGGCGGACGGCGTCGTGGTGGAGACGGCGTGA
- a CDS encoding LacI family DNA-binding transcriptional regulator, whose translation MESTRRPRRRSATRSVTLADVAVAAGVSPQTVSRALRDPEAVAEETYERVEKAVAATGYVPNLAASNLASNRSRAVAAIIPLINASIFAETVHAFSGVLSPHGYQIFVGSTDYHPDQEEALVRSFLGRRPDGLLVVGTEHSQGTRTLLAAAGVPVVETWGWTAEPVDMLVGFSNAAATGELVRHLVGRGRRRPVFAGALQPGDFRAAERRDGFTAAVRELLGTEPRIVAAHDRPVSMDTGVELLDRVLAQHPDADAVVFASDVFAAGALLACTRRGIPVPDRLAITGFGDYDIASHLVPSLTTVAVPTKEIGALAGTLLLDRMQRRSVTDKVRDVGFRIVPRESS comes from the coding sequence GTGGAATCGACCCGCCGACCGCGCAGGCGCTCCGCGACCCGCTCGGTGACCCTCGCCGACGTCGCGGTGGCGGCGGGCGTCTCACCCCAGACGGTCTCCCGGGCGCTGCGCGACCCGGAGGCCGTCGCCGAGGAGACCTACGAGCGCGTGGAGAAGGCCGTGGCCGCCACCGGCTACGTCCCGAACCTGGCGGCGAGCAACCTGGCGTCCAACCGCAGCCGGGCGGTGGCGGCGATCATCCCGCTGATCAACGCCTCGATCTTCGCGGAGACCGTGCACGCGTTCTCCGGGGTGCTCAGCCCGCACGGCTACCAGATCTTCGTCGGTAGCACGGACTACCACCCCGACCAGGAGGAGGCGCTCGTCCGCAGCTTCCTCGGCAGGCGCCCGGACGGCCTGCTGGTCGTCGGCACGGAGCACTCGCAGGGCACGCGCACCCTGCTCGCGGCCGCGGGCGTGCCCGTCGTCGAGACGTGGGGGTGGACCGCTGAGCCGGTCGACATGCTCGTCGGGTTCTCCAACGCCGCCGCCACCGGTGAGCTCGTGCGCCACCTCGTCGGACGCGGCCGCAGGAGACCGGTCTTCGCGGGCGCGCTGCAGCCCGGCGACTTCCGGGCGGCCGAGCGCCGGGACGGCTTCACCGCGGCCGTGCGCGAGCTGCTCGGCACCGAGCCGCGCATCGTCGCGGCTCACGACCGCCCGGTCAGCATGGACACCGGCGTGGAGCTGCTCGACCGGGTCCTCGCCCAGCACCCGGACGCCGACGCGGTGGTCTTCGCCAGCGACGTCTTCGCAGCAGGCGCGCTGCTCGCCTGCACCCGGCGAGGCATCCCGGTGCCGGATCGGCTCGCGATCACCGGGTTCGGTGACTACGACATCGCCTCGCACCTCGTGCCGTCCCTGACCACGGTGGCCGTGCCGACCAAGGAGATCGGTGCGCTGGCCGGCACCCTGCTCCTGGACCGCATGCAACGCCGTTCCGTCACCGACAAGGTCCGCGACGTCGGGTTCCGGATCGTGCCCCGCGAGAGTTCCTGA
- a CDS encoding enoyl-CoA hydratase/isomerase family protein, which produces MTDLGTDEVLLDVADHVATLTLNRPAKLNAVTPEMAGAIAEAVAWCDASDEVRAVVVTGTGRAFCAGSDIRELDRYATPWDFRNRPDYCDAIRAARTPTIAAVNGYALGGGLETALSCDIRIAAATATFAAPEIKLGWIGGGGMTSLLARAIGASNTALMIMTGDPIDADQALRWHLVSEVTAPDDLLARARAIAATIASRAPIAAETAKVNLRAAYSMPEDKALEYERDLQTICFATEDAAEGRRAFTEKRPPVFRRR; this is translated from the coding sequence ATGACCGATCTCGGGACCGACGAGGTGCTCCTCGACGTCGCCGACCACGTCGCGACGCTCACGCTCAACCGGCCGGCGAAGCTGAACGCCGTGACCCCGGAGATGGCGGGCGCCATCGCGGAGGCGGTCGCGTGGTGCGACGCCTCCGACGAGGTGCGGGCGGTCGTGGTGACGGGCACCGGGCGCGCGTTCTGCGCGGGCTCGGACATCCGCGAGCTCGACCGCTACGCCACCCCGTGGGACTTCCGCAACCGCCCGGACTACTGCGACGCCATCCGCGCCGCCCGCACCCCGACGATCGCGGCCGTGAACGGCTACGCGCTCGGCGGCGGCCTGGAGACCGCGCTGTCCTGCGACATCCGGATAGCGGCGGCCACCGCCACGTTCGCTGCGCCCGAGATCAAGCTGGGCTGGATCGGCGGTGGAGGCATGACGAGCCTGCTGGCCCGGGCCATCGGCGCGAGCAACACCGCACTCATGATCATGACAGGGGACCCGATCGACGCCGACCAGGCTCTGCGGTGGCACCTCGTCAGCGAGGTGACCGCCCCGGACGACCTCCTGGCGCGAGCGCGGGCGATCGCGGCGACCATCGCGTCCCGCGCCCCGATCGCGGCCGAGACGGCGAAGGTCAACCTGCGGGCCGCCTACAGCATGCCGGAGGACAAGGCCCTCGAGTACGAGCGCGACCTGCAGACGATCTGCTTCGCCACCGAGGACGCCGCGGAGGGCAGGCGGGCGTTCACCGAGAAGCGGCCGCCGGTCTTCCGCAGGCGCTGA
- a CDS encoding TetR/AcrR family transcriptional regulator, translating into MSPRGIPVDPAERADRILDAAARLLLRYGHDRTTINDIAREAGIAKGSVYAHWRSRDRLFLALLRREQAVLLAQVRDRLRAAGRPAGLELLLAESVRAYQRSPLVTAVLTRDTEILGSLARAAAEEGRPNGGVAELVATLRTKGLVRTDRTLPEQITVLSAVYLGYFLTAPLMPDDFRVPDEAVPGLVAEAVWRALQRPEPLTPDEVAVMDRAVHDHLDRTLTIAEERLHAALATEETA; encoded by the coding sequence GTGTCACCACGGGGAATCCCCGTCGACCCGGCGGAGCGGGCCGACCGCATCCTCGACGCCGCGGCGCGGCTCCTGCTGCGCTACGGCCACGACCGCACGACCATCAACGACATCGCCCGTGAAGCCGGCATCGCGAAGGGCAGCGTCTACGCGCACTGGCGCAGCCGCGACCGGCTCTTCCTCGCGCTGCTGCGCCGCGAGCAGGCGGTCCTCCTCGCTCAGGTCCGCGACCGGCTCCGCGCCGCGGGACGTCCCGCCGGCCTCGAGCTGCTGCTCGCCGAGAGCGTGCGCGCGTACCAGCGCAGCCCGCTCGTCACCGCGGTCCTGACCCGCGACACGGAGATCCTCGGCAGCCTGGCGCGGGCCGCCGCCGAGGAGGGCAGGCCGAACGGCGGCGTCGCCGAGCTCGTCGCGACGCTGCGCACGAAGGGACTCGTCCGCACCGACCGCACCCTGCCCGAGCAGATCACCGTGCTGAGCGCGGTGTACCTCGGCTACTTCCTGACCGCGCCGCTCATGCCGGACGACTTCCGCGTGCCCGACGAGGCGGTGCCCGGCCTGGTGGCCGAGGCGGTGTGGCGGGCCCTCCAGCGGCCCGAACCGCTCACGCCGGACGAGGTGGCCGTGATGGATCGCGCGGTGCACGACCACCTGGACCGCACCCTGACCATCGCCGAGGAGCGGCTCCACGCCGCGCTGGCCACGGAGGAGACGGCATGA